In Streptomyces chartreusis, the following proteins share a genomic window:
- a CDS encoding NAD(P)/FAD-dependent oxidoreductase translates to MAPSAMSSGNHWTKALSEAQPVSYWLDDPGRPRPEPALTTAETCDLLVVGGGYSGLWTALIAKERDPQREVVLVEGREVGWAASGRNGGFCAASLTHGLPNGLTRWPDEIHKLEELGARNLDEIESAVARYSMDCDFERTGEIDVATETYQALELRDWYEELREKGLADGVEFLDADAVRAQVDSPTFQAGLYDRRGVAMVNPAKLAWGLKRACMDLGVRVYEHTPALTLKPYGAGMAVRTPYGRIRARQVALGTNIFPSLVKRVRAYTVPVYDYALMTEPLTEDQLASIGWKNRQGLGDSANQFHYFRLSADNRILWGGYDAIYPYGGRVRAEYDDRPETYAKLAGHFFTCFPQLEGMRFTHAWGGAIDTCSRFSAFFGTAHQGKVAYAAGFTGLGVGATRFGADVMLDLLAGERTERTELEMVRKKPLPFPPEPFAWTGIALTKWSLARADAHGGRRNLWLKAMDRLGLGFDS, encoded by the coding sequence ATGGCCCCAAGCGCCATGAGTTCTGGCAATCACTGGACGAAAGCACTATCGGAAGCCCAGCCGGTTTCGTACTGGCTGGACGACCCCGGCCGCCCCCGCCCCGAGCCCGCCCTCACCACCGCCGAGACCTGTGACCTGCTGGTCGTCGGCGGCGGCTACAGCGGACTGTGGACCGCGCTCATCGCCAAGGAGCGCGACCCGCAGCGGGAGGTCGTCCTGGTCGAGGGCCGCGAGGTGGGCTGGGCCGCCTCCGGCCGCAACGGCGGCTTCTGCGCCGCGTCCCTCACCCACGGGCTGCCCAACGGGCTGACCCGCTGGCCGGACGAGATCCACAAGCTGGAGGAGCTGGGCGCCCGCAACCTCGACGAGATCGAGAGCGCGGTCGCCCGCTACTCCATGGACTGCGACTTCGAACGCACCGGCGAGATCGACGTCGCCACCGAGACGTACCAGGCGCTGGAACTGCGCGACTGGTACGAGGAGCTGCGCGAGAAGGGCCTCGCCGACGGGGTCGAGTTCCTGGACGCCGATGCCGTGCGCGCCCAGGTCGACTCACCGACCTTCCAGGCCGGCCTGTACGACCGCCGGGGCGTCGCGATGGTCAACCCGGCCAAGCTGGCCTGGGGCCTGAAGCGGGCGTGCATGGACCTCGGCGTCCGTGTCTACGAGCACACCCCCGCCCTCACCCTGAAGCCGTACGGCGCCGGCATGGCCGTGCGCACCCCGTACGGCCGGATCCGCGCCCGCCAGGTCGCTCTCGGCACGAACATCTTCCCGAGCCTGGTCAAGCGCGTCCGCGCCTACACCGTCCCGGTCTACGACTACGCCCTGATGACCGAGCCGCTCACCGAGGACCAGCTCGCGTCGATCGGCTGGAAGAACCGCCAGGGCCTCGGCGACTCGGCGAACCAGTTCCACTACTTCCGCCTCTCCGCCGACAACCGCATCCTGTGGGGCGGCTACGACGCGATCTACCCGTACGGCGGCCGGGTGCGCGCGGAGTACGACGACCGCCCGGAGACGTACGCCAAGCTCGCCGGGCACTTCTTCACCTGCTTCCCGCAGCTGGAGGGCATGCGCTTCACGCACGCGTGGGGCGGCGCCATCGACACCTGCTCGCGTTTCTCGGCGTTCTTCGGCACGGCCCATCAGGGCAAGGTGGCCTACGCGGCTGGCTTCACCGGGCTCGGCGTCGGCGCCACCCGGTTCGGCGCGGACGTGATGCTGGACCTGCTGGCGGGGGAGCGCACGGAGCGCACCGAGCTGGAGATGGTCCGCAAGAAGCCGCTGCCGTTCCCGCCCGAGCCGTTCGCCTGGACCGGTATCGCGCTCACCAAGTGGTCGCTGGCCCGCGCGGACGCGCACGGCGGCCGGCGCAATCTGTGGCTGAAGGCGATGGACAGGCTGGGCCTGGGCTTCGACAGCTGA
- a CDS encoding ABC transporter permease has product MTVVNWLKRNLVVIAGLLTLAYLLLPNVIVTIFSFNKPKGRFNYQWQEFSTAAWRDPCGVSDMCGSLSLSLQIAFWATVGATLLGTMIAFALVRYRFRARGAVNSLIFLPMAMPEVVMAASLLTLFLNLGAQLGFWTILIAHIMFCLSFVVTAVKARVMSMDPRLEQAAQDLYAGPVQTFVRVTLPIAAPGIAAGAMLAFALSFDDFIITNFNAGSTVTFPMFVWGSAQRGTPVQINVIGTAMFIIAVLFVLASMAIGNRRKKQKA; this is encoded by the coding sequence ATGACGGTCGTCAACTGGCTCAAGCGCAATCTCGTCGTCATCGCGGGACTGCTGACGCTTGCTTATCTCCTGCTTCCCAACGTCATTGTGACGATCTTCTCCTTCAACAAACCGAAGGGGCGTTTCAATTACCAGTGGCAGGAGTTCTCCACGGCCGCCTGGCGGGATCCGTGCGGAGTCTCCGACATGTGCGGTTCGCTGTCGCTCAGCCTCCAGATCGCGTTCTGGGCGACCGTCGGCGCCACACTGCTGGGCACGATGATCGCCTTCGCGCTGGTCCGCTACCGCTTCCGCGCACGCGGCGCCGTGAACTCGCTGATCTTCCTGCCGATGGCGATGCCCGAGGTCGTCATGGCCGCCTCGCTGCTCACCCTGTTCCTCAACCTGGGTGCTCAGCTCGGCTTCTGGACGATCCTCATCGCGCACATCATGTTCTGCCTGAGCTTCGTCGTCACCGCCGTCAAGGCACGCGTGATGTCGATGGACCCGAGGCTGGAACAGGCCGCGCAGGACCTGTACGCGGGACCGGTCCAGACGTTCGTCAGGGTCACCCTGCCGATCGCCGCCCCCGGCATCGCGGCGGGCGCGATGCTCGCCTTCGCGCTCTCCTTCGACGATTTCATCATCACCAATTTCAACGCGGGCTCCACCGTCACCTTCCCGATGTTCGTCTGGGGCTCGGCGCAGCGCGGAACGCCCGTTCAGATCAATGTCATCGGTACGGCCATGTTCATCATCGCCGTACTGTTCGTCCTGGCCTCCATGGCCATCGGAAACCGCCGTAAGAAGCAAAAGGCATAA